DNA from Deltaproteobacteria bacterium:
GAACTCGAAGAGCGTCTTCTTCTGGGCTTCCTGCTCCGCCTTCTGAAACTCGACGAAATAGACGTAGGCGCCGAGGCCGAGAGCGACGAGCAGGAGAATGAGCGTGGTGCGGAAGCGCATGGGGGCGCACAAGGGCGGACAGCGCCTAGCCGGCGGCTACTCGCGCCGCCACCAGACGACCAGACCGGCCAGCAAGAGCAACTCCGGGATGACCAAGACCGAGAGGTAGAAGATCACCGTGCCCTGGTCTTGGGTGAACTGGACGCGCGAGGCCCGCACGCTCTTGGTCCGGATCGACACCAGGTCGCTCTGGCCCACTAACCAGTCGATGGTGTTGAGCAGCAGGTCGCGGTTGTAATACGTGCCTTCGAGGTTGCGGTTGTCGGCGAATTCGACGCTGCCAAAGACCGCCAGCCGGGCCTCGCCGTCACCGCTGCCCATTTCCTTGAGCTTGGCCTCGACTATGGCCGCAACTGCCACCGGGCCTTTGCGGTCGGCGGCCGGATCGAGGCTGGCCTCGCTGCGCAGGAAAAGGCCGTCGAGGTCAGTCTCAGCCCAGCTGGAGGGGCTGGTTTTCACCAGCTCGGTGACCTGCAAGCCCTTCTTGCCGGCGGTATCGGCTTGCAGCGAACGGGTCATCGGGAAGATCGTGCGCTGCTTGAAGTCGCGCGTGATCTCGTGGGGCGCGTAGGTGTTGGCCAACGGCGCCAGGCCGAGGGCCGGGCCTTGGAACAGCCGCACCACCTGATCGACGACGACGTCGTTACCGAGCTTGATGCCCCACGATGACAGCATGGTGGCGAACTGCTCGCCGCTTCGCGGCGCTATCAGGAAGACAGCGCGGCCACCCTTCTTCAAGTGCTCGTCGAGCACCTTGATCTCATGCTCGGTGTAAGGTTTCTGCGGCCCGGCGACCAGAACCACGGAGCAGTCGCCCGGGACGCCTTCCAGCGAAGCCAGCAGGATTTTCTTCACCTCGTAGTTTTCATTGGCCAGGCCGTTCTTTACGGCGGCGAAGCCGCGGGCGTCTTGTAGCTCGTCGGTATCAGGCTCGCCGTGGCCTTCGATCGCGCAGACGGTCTTCTTGGTCGTGCGCGTAACCTTGATGATGGCGTTGGTGATGTTCTCTTCGTTGGGCTGGGTGATGGTGGTGCTCTCGCCGCCGTACTCCAGGCGCACGGTGTTGTAAGCGCTCACTTTGTAGCGTTCGGCGAGCTCCGGCTGCCGGTCCGGATCGATCATCTGGTACGACAGCTTGGCGGATTGATCGCCGTAACCAGTCAGCAGGTCCCGCAGCTCCGGGTTGATGCCGCCCTCGACGAACGCCTGGATTTGCAGGTCCTTCTCCAGGTTCTTGACCACGCTGATCGACTGCGGCGACAGGCTAAATACGTGGGCCTCGGTGAGGTCGAACTTATGGTGATTGCGGGCCGAGAGGTAATTGAGCGCGGCCAGGATGACGACGAACAGCAGCGACGAGACGATCATGTTCGCGCCGTACTTGGTGGAGCGCTCGCCGACGAAGCGGCGCAGGTTTTCCACACCGGCGCTCAGGTAGGCGATCAGCGCGAATAGGCCGACCAGCCCGTGGACCCCGATGTAGAGCAAATCAAATGAGCTGCGGCCGCGGGTCAAAAACCCGGTGACGCCCGCAAACAGGAGAAGAATGACGCCGATCAGACCGAGCAAGCCATTGGAGCGCGGCACGGCTACCTCCAGCGAATCGACTCGACCGAGCGGTGGGTCAAGAACAACGCCAGCACGATCACGCTCACGAAGTAGAACAGATCCCGGGTGTCGATGACCCCCTTCACCATCTCGCCGAAGTGCTCGGTCAACGAGATGTAGCGCAGTATCGCGCCGAGGACCTCGCCGGAAGTGTCCGCAGGCCAGGAGATGATGTACAGCAGCAACAGGCTCACCAAGCAGCTGACCGCGGCGATGATCTGGTTCTCGGTGAATGACGAGGTCAGCAAACCAACGGCGATGAAGGCGGTGGCGAGCAGCAGGAGCCCGAGGTAGCCCGAGGCGACGATACCGACTTCCGGGTTGCCGTAGAGCATCAGGATCAGCGGGTAGACGGCGGTGAGGCCGACCATCAGCAGCGCGAACACGAAGGCGCCGAGAAACTTGCCGAGGACGATGGCGTTGATCGATAGCGGCGAGGTCATCAGCAGCTCATACGTGCCGCCGCGTTTCTCTTCGGCGAAGCTGCGCATGGTGATGACCGGAACCAGTATGACCAGCACCACCGACAGATTGTGTAGCAGCGGCGCGATGACGAACTCGTTGAGGTTGAGCCGAGTCATAGCCTCGGGATTGCGCAGGCTGGTGTACATGCTGAGCAGGAAATTGAAGCGCGCCAGCAGGTTAAAGAAGAACCAGCCGCCGAGCAGCAGGAAGCCGGTCAGCACCACGTAAGCAATCGGCGAGACGAAATATGAGCGTAGTTCCTTGCCGGCGATGGTCAGAACGTTCTTCACGCGCTCACCTCCGGCGCGCCGGCCGCCGCCGGCTCACTGTCTTCGGTAACCGCCCGCAGAAACACCTGTTCGAGGGAGGTCTCGCGGGTGAGCTCGCCGAGCAGCCCTTCCAGCACCACCCGCCCGCTGTTGATGATCACCACCTTCTGACACAGCTGCGAGACCTCGGGCAGAATGTGGGTGGACAGAATCACCGTGCGCTCGCGCGCCAGCTCGCGTATCAACGTGCGGATATCGATGATCTGGCGGGGGTCGAGCCCGATCGTCGGCTCATCGAGGACCAACACCGTCGGATTATGAATCAGCGCCTGCGCCAAGCCCACCCGCTGGCGATAGCCCTTTGACAAATGGCCCAGCAGCCGCCCGCAGACGTCAGTCAGGCCGCACACCTGCAGCGCGCGATCGAGTGCCTCGGGCAGCTCGCGTTTGCCGATTCCCTTGATGCGGCCGACGAACTGCAGATAGGCAACCACCGTCATGTCCCCATAGAGCGGGGGATTCTCCGGCAGGTAGCCGATGCGCTTGCGGACTTCGTACGACTCGTCGAAGATATCGAACCCCGCCACCTTCACTGTGCCCGTGGTCGCAGGCAGATAGCCGGTGATGATGCGCATGGTGGTGGTCTTGCCGGCGCCATTGGGACCGAGAAAGCCGAGGATCTGCCCGCTCTGGGCGGTGAAAGACACGTCCGCCACGGCCGTGATGTCACCGTATCGCTTCGTAAGATTCCGGACCTCAATCATCGTCGTCGGTTCTAGACGTGCCTGGCGGTCGGAGATTCAAATCTCGACACCAAAAGTGAGCGCCTCTTAATGACTCAACTCCGCTTTGTCAACTCTGCCGGGCCCGGTGTTTCGCCAGCCCCAATATGCCCGGGCTTGCTGGAGCGAACCGATTCGGGCCGGGTTGGACATGGTGCGGGGCATCTGTTACTGGCGCTCGCGTACGTCCATGCCCCGTCCATCTGCCCACGTTTTCTTGATCGACGGCAGCTCGTACATCTATCGGGCGTTCTTCGCGCTGCCGCCGCTCACCAGCCCCAGCGGGGCACCGACGAACGCGGCCTTTGGCTTCGCCAGCATGACGCTGAAATTGCTGCGCGAGGTCAAGCCGCAGTATCTCGCGGTCGTGTTTGATGCGCCCGGAGGGACGTTTCGCGATACGCTCTTTGAGGCCTACAAGGCCAACCGCCCGCGGATGCCGGATGACCTTGTGGCGCAGCTGCCGCTGGTACGTGAGGTAGTTGCTGCGCTGGGAGTGCGCTCGCTGACGATC
Protein-coding regions in this window:
- a CDS encoding ATP-binding cassette domain-containing protein, with product MIEVRNLTKRYGDITAVADVSFTAQSGQILGFLGPNGAGKTTTMRIITGYLPATTGTVKVAGFDIFDESYEVRKRIGYLPENPPLYGDMTVVAYLQFVGRIKGIGKRELPEALDRALQVCGLTDVCGRLLGHLSKGYRQRVGLAQALIHNPTVLVLDEPTIGLDPRQIIDIRTLIRELARERTVILSTHILPEVSQLCQKVVIINSGRVVLEGLLGELTRETSLEQVFLRAVTEDSEPAAAGAPEVSA
- a CDS encoding ABC transporter permease, with the translated sequence MKNVLTIAGKELRSYFVSPIAYVVLTGFLLLGGWFFFNLLARFNFLLSMYTSLRNPEAMTRLNLNEFVIAPLLHNLSVVLVILVPVITMRSFAEEKRGGTYELLMTSPLSINAIVLGKFLGAFVFALLMVGLTAVYPLILMLYGNPEVGIVASGYLGLLLLATAFIAVGLLTSSFTENQIIAAVSCLVSLLLLYIISWPADTSGEVLGAILRYISLTEHFGEMVKGVIDTRDLFYFVSVIVLALFLTHRSVESIRWR
- a CDS encoding GldG family protein is translated as MPRSNGLLGLIGVILLLFAGVTGFLTRGRSSFDLLYIGVHGLVGLFALIAYLSAGVENLRRFVGERSTKYGANMIVSSLLFVVILAALNYLSARNHHKFDLTEAHVFSLSPQSISVVKNLEKDLQIQAFVEGGINPELRDLLTGYGDQSAKLSYQMIDPDRQPELAERYKVSAYNTVRLEYGGESTTITQPNEENITNAIIKVTRTTKKTVCAIEGHGEPDTDELQDARGFAAVKNGLANENYEVKKILLASLEGVPGDCSVVLVAGPQKPYTEHEIKVLDEHLKKGGRAVFLIAPRSGEQFATMLSSWGIKLGNDVVVDQVVRLFQGPALGLAPLANTYAPHEITRDFKQRTIFPMTRSLQADTAGKKGLQVTELVKTSPSSWAETDLDGLFLRSEASLDPAADRKGPVAVAAIVEAKLKEMGSGDGEARLAVFGSVEFADNRNLEGTYYNRDLLLNTIDWLVGQSDLVSIRTKSVRASRVQFTQDQGTVIFYLSVLVIPELLLLAGLVVWWRRE